The Ignavibacteriales bacterium DNA segment TTTTTGTTACAAAATCTGATCAGTACCAAACAGAATTTGATGAATTAATCCAGAAGCAAACAATTCAAATTGGCGGGAATGCATCGATCGGTTATGGTTATACAAAAATTGAAAAGTTGAGTTAGCTATGAATAAAAAAGTAAATGAATTAATACCAAAAGCGTTGGCGGCAATCACTGCTAGCGAAATGGCGTCAGCAGATTCAGTAGATAAAGAATATAAAGGTTATATCGCTTCAATGGGTGCAAGTATTATCCAATCTGGATTAATTGCTACAATTGCTTTTTATTCTAATAAACAGTCTGGCAGTGCAGATAAACGATTGAAGTTAATGAAAGCAATTGTAAAAACGATATTGAATACAAACTCGGATGAAAAACTGCTTGATTATTTACTAACTGGCTCACATAATGGTACTAACAAACCTGAAATAGATAAATTCGAGAAACAAATTTCTGACGCCCTAATCGCATTAAAATTAGCATTAAGAACTTTCCAACAAAAAGAGTAATGATATGAGAAACACCGGATTCCTTTTTTATAAAGAGTATTTCAAACCTCTTAAGTTTGAAAACGGAAAACCAAAAAAATTGAATTTTAATAATGATGATTTGTATTCGCTCAAGCTAAATTACAATGTTGCTGAATTATTTTCTACAGAAGATCATTTTGAATTAGCTACTACTTATCCTGGTTTACTAATTGGGTCGGGTTATAATCATGAAATCGGGGATCAGGATAATGAACTCAAACTTGGTTTCTTCTTCGATTATACGACAGGGTTACCCTGCATTCCCGGTTCTTCAGTTAAAGGTGTTTTAAGGGATGCCTGTGAAAAAGCTGAAGGGAAATATGCTTTAAGTATAATTAATGATTTGTCATTGGGTGATAGAAATGCGCAAAAGGATAATGATAAGATCAAAAAATCAGCTAAAGAGTTTTTGAAAAAATATCAAGCGCATTTTGATCCTATTGATATAACAAAGGCATTAAGCAAAAAAAATCCCTCCCATTTTATTAATTGGGTTTTCAACGGAATTGGCATAGAGGGAAAGAATTTACCTTTGAAAAAAAGAGATATCTTTTTCGACGCTTTTCCAATAGACTCACAAAACGAGAATGGAAAATTTCTTGCAAATGATTATATAACTCCGCATGATAATCCATTAAAAAATCCTGTCCCTATTCAATTTATGAAAGTACTTCCTCAGGTAACATTTCAATTTAGTTTTAGATTATCTGACGAACCTTTTTCAAAAAATATTAAATTGGAATTATTTAGACAAATTCTTTTGGATCTTGGTGTAGGTGCAAAAACAAACGTTGGCTATGGACAATTCAAAACAAATGAGTAATTAATAAAAACAATTACGGGAAAAAAATGAAATTTTATTCTGTTTATACTGAAAGTTGCAAAAAGATGCAGAGAAGTTAAATCTTTTAACCGAATTAAATAATATTATTACGAGGATTGAAAGTAATCAAACTTCTAAATTTCTTGAGAAATACAAATCTCCGGCTGTCGTAAAAAGAGCTGGTAGTTATAGATTTATTGGTTACGAAAAATCTTTGATGAAGGTAAAATCATTTTTATTGTTTTGTTAAAGATTTTAATAAAAGGTAAAACTGAATATGAAAAATTTTGCGATGATAGCGATGCATATTGTAAGAAGTTATTGCCTGAAGAAAGTTGGTTCCATATACAAATTAGCGATAAGGAAAATGCTAACATAAAAGAAAAGTCAAAACTCAGTAAGACTGAAAGTGATTATTTGTTTACTCCTATTCCTGATGATTATGAAGGAAGTCTTATGATCTATCAATCTAAAAGATTCAATGAGAATATTAGAAAAGTGATTACAAGACTCACATAGCTGAAATAATTAGGGATATTTTTGAAAATGAGGAATCTTTATTGCAGACGGAGAAAAGTCATAAGGTGTATAGTAACCTTATCGTTTATTATAAATTCTTTTCCAATTCAAATCTTCTGTTTTTATACCAGACAGTTAATACAAATACCGGTGAAAGAATAGACAAACAAGAATTTGAAAAAATATGTTCTTCTGCTAATACTACTGAAGATATACTTAGAGTTTCTTTTCGATCATATCCTGAATATGTTCTTTGTGATAATGATATTTGGCTTGAAATTCAGAATGAATCAGAAGGGAACTTAGCTTTATCTACTGAAGAAGCAAAGATTTTCAACTCAATAATTCACAATAAATATGAAGAACCACTTTTCCCACTATTCATTAATGGTAGGGCTGGAAGTGGGAAATCTACTTTACTCTATTATACTTTTGCTCATATTTTATTAAATCACATTATCCAAACAAAAAAGTTAAATACACCACCGCTTTTTTTAACTTATTCTTCAAAGTTATTAGCAACCGCAAGCACCAGTATAAAGAAAATCTTAAAGACTAACGTTAAAATACGTACAAAGCTTTCTTCCGAAAAGGTTAATTATGTTGATAGCTATTTAAATTCTTCTGACTATAATAAATCGTTCAAAACATTTAGAGGATTTCAAAAAGAACTTCTATCATCTATCAAAAAAGAACAATTTGAAGATCAAAACTATTATAGTTTTTCTAAATTTAAAGAAGATTGGAATAAGTATTGTAAGACCAATCCTTCGAAATATGTTCGTGGTATAACCTCAGAATTTGCTTGGTACGTTATAAGAACTTTTATTAAAGGAATATTAAACTCAGGTGAGGAATTTTTAGAACCAGATGACTATAAAACTCTTCCAAGAGAATTAAAAACTGTTGAACAAGATACTTATGAGAAAATTTACGAGTCGGTGTTTGATAGCTGGTATAAAAATCATTTAAGAGATATTCATTTTTGGGACGATCAGGATTTAACCAAAACTGTATTAGAAAACATTGACAAATTAAAACTTGAATATCCCGCAGTTTTTTGCGATGAAGCTCAAGACTTTAGCAATATTGAGTTAGAGTTGATTTCAGAATTATCATTATTTTCAAAAAGAAAAATTGAATTTAGAGACATCAAGAGAATTCCGCTCGCTTTTGCTGGTGATCCTCTTCAGACAATAAACCCTACTGGATTTAAGTGGGAGACTATTCAAGCAAATTTTTATGAAAAAGTTCAAAACGATTTTGGTAGATATGGTAAAATCCCACTCAATTTTAAAGAACTGAATAATAATTATAGATCCAATAAACCAATTGTAATCTTCAATAATATAATTCAGCTTATTCGCACTCTATTGTTTGATCTTAAAAATATATCCCCTCAAAAATCTTGGTTTACAACAGAATATTCTATTAATCCAACATTAAAAATAAATGACCTTTCAATAATTGAAGAAGCTTTAATGGAAGAAGGCAAAACCAGGACAATAATTATACCTTGCGAAGAAGATCAAGAAAAAGATTACATACAGAATAGAGACTCTTTTCTTAAAGAAAAAGCAATTGCAAATGATGAGGTGGTTCAAAATATTTGGGGACCTATGAATGTCAAGGGTTTAGAATATAATACAGTTATAGTCTATAATTTTGGAGATTATTTGGCTAATAGTCTTTCGATAAATTTGAAAGATTTAATAGGTTCTTTACTTGCATCTGATAATTTTCAGATCAATTTAACAGAAAGTAAAAGAATCGAATTAGAGTATTTTTTAAATAAATTATATGTAGCTACATCCAGAGCAAAAAAGAATCTTGTCATCGTCGATACTGATATGGGAAATAAATTTTTGTGGTCTGTTTTTAATGATTTTATTAAGCAATTGCCTATTAAATATTCGATTGAGAATAACGATTATACTACAAATTGGGATGAGGATAATGAAATCTCCGAATTCCAATTTTCATCAGAAGTATTAGATTTAGCAGATGATAAGCCAGAA contains these protein-coding regions:
- the cmr6 gene encoding type III-B CRISPR module RAMP protein Cmr6 gives rise to the protein MRNTGFLFYKEYFKPLKFENGKPKKLNFNNDDLYSLKLNYNVAELFSTEDHFELATTYPGLLIGSGYNHEIGDQDNELKLGFFFDYTTGLPCIPGSSVKGVLRDACEKAEGKYALSIINDLSLGDRNAQKDNDKIKKSAKEFLKKYQAHFDPIDITKALSKKNPSHFINWVFNGIGIEGKNLPLKKRDIFFDAFPIDSQNENGKFLANDYITPHDNPLKNPVPIQFMKVLPQVTFQFSFRLSDEPFSKNIKLELFRQILLDLGVGAKTNVGYGQFKTNE
- a CDS encoding ATP-dependent helicase, translating into MYSNLIVYYKFFSNSNLLFLYQTVNTNTGERIDKQEFEKICSSANTTEDILRVSFRSYPEYVLCDNDIWLEIQNESEGNLALSTEEAKIFNSIIHNKYEEPLFPLFINGRAGSGKSTLLYYTFAHILLNHIIQTKKLNTPPLFLTYSSKLLATASTSIKKILKTNVKIRTKLSSEKVNYVDSYLNSSDYNKSFKTFRGFQKELLSSIKKEQFEDQNYYSFSKFKEDWNKYCKTNPSKYVRGITSEFAWYVIRTFIKGILNSGEEFLEPDDYKTLPRELKTVEQDTYEKIYESVFDSWYKNHLRDIHFWDDQDLTKTVLENIDKLKLEYPAVFCDEAQDFSNIELELISELSLFSKRKIEFRDIKRIPLAFAGDPLQTINPTGFKWETIQANFYEKVQNDFGRYGKIPLNFKELNNNYRSNKPIVIFNNIIQLIRTLLFDLKNISPQKSWFTTEYSINPTLKINDLSIIEEALMEEGKTRTIIIPCEEDQEKDYIQNRDSFLKEKAIANDEVVQNIWGPMNVKGLEYNTVIVYNFGDYLANSLSINLKDLIGSLLASDNFQINLTESKRIELEYFLNKLYVATSRAKKNLVIVDTDMGNKFLWSVFNDFIKQLPIKYSIENNDYTTNWDEDNEISEFQFSSEVLDLADDKPEDLADQYYKDGLNSSNPRKLRTAAEYFKASKKPTEANRALAKALELENNYLKAAEYYEKIQDGDKAIQCLWKSNDANRYNKILSVYENLPKNPNNIFYLASEFVLSDNKKNNSILFLRYFASLIRDSENLDFYMLAHKSWENIYNEMLIALELYSRDTATLSDWDEAIKILKSLSEKGIQLKNKPEYMTLLFNLKQYKDIIEELTAANDLESELYLKSSAYSTSYPKNLEYYYKLKEFKIISDLYLLNEKEADNLNKTQKKLFLVL
- the cmr5 gene encoding type III-B CRISPR module-associated protein Cmr5, yielding MNKKVNELIPKALAAITASEMASADSVDKEYKGYIASMGASIIQSGLIATIAFYSNKQSGSADKRLKLMKAIVKTILNTNSDEKLLDYLLTGSHNGTNKPEIDKFEKQISDALIALKLALRTFQQKE